Proteins co-encoded in one Ziziphus jujuba cultivar Dongzao chromosome 9, ASM3175591v1 genomic window:
- the LOC132799494 gene encoding uncharacterized protein LOC132799494 isoform X1, giving the protein MAAFGASSTPNLMPMTAMMKLDGTNYQKWKKTLVMNLTFMKLDLALEIDPPEIPTDESTVAAKKLYEDWKHSNKCCMMMMENYMDEAIYASIPKVDTAKGLLEEIGKKFIKFDMNEKHHYLDLLNNTKYDGIKGVRDHIMLLSSYYNKLKDLKMDIGEEFLTYSIMRSLPSQFNNIRSSLNTKKEGCSLEELTTILVKEEDDIKLSKSRSVAMVSHQVDKSKKFFQKKGHGFKPGQGFKPGQGFNPNRKKFSGMKPKGPRDGGFQIRQRKEYFNGRCGYCNKVGHKKIDCWTLKGKQEKKGNILMIETNIIDVPMNSWWLDTGATIHVTNSLQGMISRRGPTNLEQHVYMGDSSRVKVDIVGTIKLKLSTGYALEL; this is encoded by the exons atggctgcgtttggag ctagtagcaccccaaatcttatgcctatgactgccatgatgaaattggatgggacaaattatcagaaatggaagaaaaccttagttatgaatttgaccttcatgaaattggatttggctttggagatagatccaccagagattcCGACTGATGAAAGTACTGtagcagctaagaaactttatgaggattggaagcactctaataagtgttgtatgatgatgatggagaattacatggatgaggccatatatgctagtattcctaaagtggatactgcaaagggacttcttgaggagataggaaaaaagtttatcaagtttgatatgaatgagaagcatcattatttggacctattgaacaataccaagtatgatggtattaaaggagtaagggaccatattatgctactttcctcctattataataagctgaaggatcttaagatggacattggagaggagttcttgacctattctataatgaggagtcttccatcacagtttaataatataaggtcgagtttgaatactaagaaagaaggttgtagtttggaggaattgactactatccttgtcaaggaagaggatgatattaaattaagtaagtctaggtctgttgctatggtttcacatcaggtagataagtccaagaagtttttccaaaagaagggacatggattcaagccaggacaaggtttcaagcctgggcagggttttaaccccaataggaagaagttttctggtatgaagcctaaaggacctagggatggtggttttcagattagacaaaggaaagagtacttcaatggaaggtgtggatactgcaataaagttgggcacaagaagatagactgttggaccttaaagggaaagcaagagaagaaaggtaatattttaatgattgagaccaatattattgatgtgcctatgaattcttggtggttagatactggagctacaattcatgttactaattcattgcaggggatgataagccgaaggggcccaaccaatcttgaacagcatgtttatatgggagatagctcaagagtgaaggtggacattgtgggaacaatcaagttgaagctttccactggatatgctttggagttgtaa
- the LOC107426975 gene encoding probable carbohydrate esterase At4g34215 produces the protein MEIPASQLNKPTKNIFILSGQSNMSGRGGVSKDKPRTWDGVVPPECQPNPSILRLTANLHWETANEPIHSDIDSKKTCGVGPGMSFANAVRERVGLVGLVPCTVGGTAIKEWARGEELYENMVKRAKESVKDGGEIKALLWFQGESDALAKEDAEAYKGNMETLIRNVREDLGLPSLPIIQVAIASVDLKYMAIVRDAQLSMQVHNVVCVDAMGLQLKEDNLHLTTESQVQSGHKLAHVYLSYFETPNPPSLSWA, from the exons ATGGAAATTCCAGCTTCACAACTCAAcaaaccaaccaaaaatatcttCATCTTATCAGGGCAGAGCAACATGTCAGGCCGTGGCGGCGTATCCAAAGACAAACCAAGAACCTGGGACGGCGTCGTTCCACCGGAGTGTCAACCTAACCCTTCCATACTCCGCCTGACCGCCAATCTCCACTGGGAAACCGCCAACGAACCCATCCATTCCGACATCGACAGCAAAAAGACCTGCGGTGTTGGCCCCGGCATGTCTTTCGCCAACGCGGTGAGGGAGCGCGTGGGGCTGGTGGGTTTGGTGCCGTGCACGGTGGGTGGTACGGCGATCAAAGAGTGGGCACGGGGTGAAGAACTGTACGAGAACATGGTGAAGAGGGCGAAAGAGAGCGTGAAAGATGGGGGAGAGATCAAGGCCTTGCTTTGGTTCCAAGGAGAGAGCGACGCGTTGGCTAAGGAGGATGCTGAGGCTTATAAGGGCAACATGGAGACGCTGATTCGTAACGTGCGTGAGGATCTTGGTCTGCCTTCCCTTCCTATTATCCAG GTTGCGATTGCATCAGTAGATTTGAAGTATATGGCGATAGTAAGGGATGCGCAACTGAGTATGCAAGTCCACAATGTCGTGTGCGTGGATGCCATGGGGTTGCAACTGAAAGAAGATAATCTCCACTTAACCACAGAATCCCAAGTTCAGTCGGGTCATAAGCTGGCTCATGTCTATCTTTCATATTTTGAAACACCAAACCCTCCTTCGCTTTCTTGGGCTTGA
- the LOC132799489 gene encoding uncharacterized protein LOC132799489, whose protein sequence is MKNTNYGGLIMSILGKDRATGRGAQTPIDMINEINLDTANEPIDNVDSPMSVNRGGSEPSTQVQARGKRKSRSKDDDIVAGLGNAAEKLFDKLAAKLEKSEAYYPQYLAMELDRLGFEASDNLRISKAMRSDPSNIEVFKVIKTDARKIAFAHDFLDN, encoded by the coding sequence ATGAAGAATACAAACTATGGGGGATTGATAATGTCGATTCTTGGGAAGGATCGGGCAACCGGACgtggagcacaaactccaattgatatgataaatgaaataaatctgGACACTGCAAATGAACCAATTGATAATGTCGATTCTCCAATGTCTGTGAATCGAGGAGGTAGTGAACCATCTACACAAGTCCAAGCAAGAGGTAAACGAAAATCTAGATCGAAGGACGATGACATTGTAGCCGGGTTAGGCAATGCAGcagagaaattatttgataaattggctgcAAAGTTGGAAAAATCCGAGGCTTATTATCCACAATATttagctatggagcttgacagGTTAGGATTTGAGGCCAGTGATAACCTCAGaatctctaaggcaatgagatcgGATCCATCGAATATAGAGGTTTTTAAGGTTATTAAAACGGATGCGAGGAAGATTGCATTTGCTCATGACTTTTTGGATAACTAA
- the LOC132799494 gene encoding uncharacterized protein LOC132799494 isoform X2, which produces MAAFGASSTPNLMPMTAMMKLDGTNYQKWKKTLVMNLTFMKLDLALEIDPPEIPTDESTVAAKKLYEDWKHSNKCCMMMMENYMDEAIYASIPKVDTAKGLLEEIGKKFIKFDMNEKHHYLDLLNNTKYDGIKGVRDHIMLLSSYYNKLKDLKMDIGEEFLTYSIMRSLPSQFNNIRSSLNTKKEGCSLEELTTILVKEEDDIKLSKSRSVAMVSHQVDKSKKFFQKKGHGFKPGQGFKPGQGFNPNRKKFSGMKPKGPRDGGFQIRQRKEYFNGRCGYCNKVGHKKIDCWTLKGKQEKKGDDKPKGPNQS; this is translated from the exons atggctgcgtttggag ctagtagcaccccaaatcttatgcctatgactgccatgatgaaattggatgggacaaattatcagaaatggaagaaaaccttagttatgaatttgaccttcatgaaattggatttggctttggagatagatccaccagagattcCGACTGATGAAAGTACTGtagcagctaagaaactttatgaggattggaagcactctaataagtgttgtatgatgatgatggagaattacatggatgaggccatatatgctagtattcctaaagtggatactgcaaagggacttcttgaggagataggaaaaaagtttatcaagtttgatatgaatgagaagcatcattatttggacctattgaacaataccaagtatgatggtattaaaggagtaagggaccatattatgctactttcctcctattataataagctgaaggatcttaagatggacattggagaggagttcttgacctattctataatgaggagtcttccatcacagtttaataatataaggtcgagtttgaatactaagaaagaaggttgtagtttggaggaattgactactatccttgtcaaggaagaggatgatattaaattaagtaagtctaggtctgttgctatggtttcacatcaggtagataagtccaagaagtttttccaaaagaagggacatggattcaagccaggacaaggtttcaagcctgggcagggttttaaccccaataggaagaagttttctggtatgaagcctaaaggacctagggatggtggttttcagattagacaaaggaaagagtacttcaatggaaggtgtggatactgcaataaagttgggcacaagaagatagactgttggaccttaaagggaaagcaagagaagaaag gggatgataagccgaaggggcccaaccaatcttga